CTCTCCCGTTCCCTCGATCCAATCATACCctagagttcaaatcctttctcatctattataattatcaaattaaaaaaaaattgaaaaaaaaattatagaaaaaattacaaattattctttaaaaaaaaaaagcattattttTCAAAGAGGCCCTCGAGAAGTTTccgaaattttcaaatttccaaTGTTGCGCGAGAGCAAACCAACCAGTAAGAGGACTTCCCTCTTTTCTATTTCACCAAGCTCTCTTGACACACAAACGGTATCTAACGCTAAGCACAAACGGCGTCAAATCACAGAGGGGAGGGAaatcaaatttcgttcaaacaATTCCCAAATTCCTCAACTTTACCGCATTTTTTCCCACTCCACTCCACTCCACTCAACACaacccaactctctctctctctctctgtgcggGTTTGCCCTAAGCCCAAATTTCTAACATTTGGGGCAAACAAATCGATTCGAAACCCTAGATTTTCATCGCTCTTTCTCGACGCACAGGCAAAGATAATCTGGTGGTTTTGAATCGCTTGCATTGATTTGAATTGATCGTAGAAGGCGGTGAGTTGAGTGGTTGAGtagtggtggcggtggtggtgttCTGAACAGTATAGATAGAATGGCAAAGGTCGCTGCACAAGCACCTAGTTCTTTGCAAATCGGCGGAGGAGGAGCTATGAAGGCTAGCACGGGACTCAGAAGGAAAACACCATCAGAACTCAGAGTATGTTGCTCAACTTATAGAAAATGAATGATTTTCATACTTATATAGGTTTTTGAGAATCCATTGATTTGgctgctttattttattttcttgattcgGTCTTGATTTGATTAGGTATATGTTGAATAAATCTAGATTTCAAATGTATCTGATAACGCTTGACAAATTTGGCAtatctattttagtttttgtccaggtttgtgttttgtttgggTGATGGGAAAATGCAAGAACGGAAAAGAAATTTGTAAGGTGGATTTGAGACAGTTGTTGGTGGAGGAAAATTTTGTGTAACTGTTTACAGGGATTTCATGGACATTTGACTTTGAACAGTGCATTACATTTTctaataaattatcaattgttcaaaggatgaatttaatcattgaactgtttaaccattattctaacactcTACCTCATGTGTGGGTCTAAGCTCCCCTTAATAAGTGAGGGGCCTAACGTGTgggatttttaacttttgaatGGGAGGTGGAGTGGAGGCAGGGTCCAAACTCAGGACCACCCACCTTTTGATATCATGGAGACAGGGTTCCAAAAACTTAAGTTGTTAGGAAAGAGTAAATTTTATcgttaaccattattctaacactttgttaaacaaaaaaattgttagtttgAAAGAAATTTGTGAGCATAATTGGAGTTAGTCTAGACCATGAGATGGAAAATCTATAGGCCTCTATAACTTGTGTCCACCATGAGTAGGACATCTTCCTGGAAGAGTAGAATTGACATAATCATACAAAGACCATACCCCTAACACTTACCTGATGGTTCaaatgaaatgaacatataATTGATCGGCTATGTCATGATCATATGGTTGTTACAAATAATATCTGTCATGCAGAGCACACTGATCAGGGGATGATTTGAATTGTAATCAATGTCTTATATTCATAGGAAATTAATTATTGTATATGCCTTGTAATCCATGTTTTATTCATAGAGTTAGCTTCTGTTAATGAAAAGGTGAGGGGTCATTTGAGATGGTATGGTCTTGTGTAAGTGAAAGTGATTAATATACCATTGAGAAAGAGTGATTCGATTTAAGTCAAGTAAACAACAAATGCTAGTGGAAGACCTAAAACAGTAGTTTTTagaattaatagaaaataaCATGTTAATTAAGGAGGTGACAAAAAGTATGATGTTGGATAGGATAGAATGACAGAGAAGAATATTTGTAATTGTGCCTAATTAGTTTGTCGAGGATCTATAACCAACCTCATTTTTTTGGGACTAacactttgtttttgttgttattgctTAGCTTATTGATGCAGACCAGGAAGAGTTCAAGgaaaaacaatattaaatatataaagattCAAGATTTGTGGTCTAGTTTTGATGTGGGACTTCCTTGGTACCTTTAATAGGTTACTTTAGTGATTATTAAGTCTTAGTATTGAGGTTTTTAGCTTAGAAAGCTGTTGGatcatttttaattaagtttacTAAAATAAGGGCAATTTGGCAATTTCAAGATTTTCTGGAATGGGCTGTCCTTGGTTGTACCAAAGGCCCATGagtcttattttatgttttgagtcaTTTTCCCATTTCGTTTAGAGGTTAGTAAGTCATTTTTTGTGTGTTACTAGTATTTAGTATTCTTAGTCATTCTAGGATAACCTATTTAGAGTCCTAGTCCTAGGAAAGGATTCAATAATAGCCCATATAAAGGCTTTATTGTAGTCAATAATATTCATAGTGATTTTGATTCTAATTAAATTCAGCAGCTTATTTTTAAGCTTTGAGGGTGTGGTTGCCTAGCATTTTATTTAACTTGTTCTTTGTTCTATCCCCTGTTCCAGACCCAAACAGCCATCAAGATTCATTCTTTTCTAACCTAAAACCCTTAAACATTAATCCTTATTCAAGAACCCTTCAAGAACTCATCAAGAAATCTAGTAAAGTGTTGAATTTCAAAGATCCTGCATCACCTATGGTAACCCTCATCATTGCATAGGATGCCTGTTTCATTTTCATGCGGAacttttgtgtttatttgccagtGAATTTGTTCTATTTAGTTATTATGTTGAAGAAAATTtgctaatctctctctctctctctgtctctcttttgaaTTGGGATTGATGTTTCTAGCTTAGTGCTCTTAGGAGACAATTTCAattgcttttaattttaatttggcttcCAAGAAGTCTCCTGTTCCTGCTAACAATCACTAACAAATTTGATAGAGACAAAAGTACTTATGGTTCATTCATTGGTGAATGCATGACAGGGGGAGCAGTTGAAGCAGACAAATGTTATAGACCTTGTAGATGAATCTCCAGGCCCTTTGGTTGGTACAGCAAAGTATGCTTTTCCTTActtcccttttatttatttttttgttttttttgggggggggggggtgtttatAATTCATTGAAAATTTGCCTGTTTCTGTCAGTGACACTAATGAGGTGGATAATGGGCTCAAGAAACCTGAAATCTCAAAGAATCCAAGATACATTGACACCCGAATGGATGAAGTATTTCCTGTTAAAAAGTCCAGGGTTAGAATGCTTTCTGGAAAAGAAAATGCTAAGGTGAATACATTTCCTTTTGTATGTGATTTACTTTTGAGAAATGCTAAGtgcacaacattttcacaacaaatcctaagtggtaggttgttaccAGTGGgccaaaaagtaatttcagtggtgggttcaaattagaaccaataacaacttatcacctagaatttgttgtgaaagtgttgtgggTGTAACacttctctttaattttagtttttttggagTACCTTATCAGTGTAGTTTAAATCTCTGAATGTGAATGTGGTTAATActacataaaaattattttatttttttcaggaAAATAACTCAATTGAGCAAACTGGCAGCCTTAAGAATATATCTCTAATTTCATCCTTGGCTGCCAAGAGACGTCACCAACTTTTAAGGTATGCCTTTCTATATGGTCCActcctttttagtttttttacaatttaattaattttattgaagaAGAGAAACTACCTCATGTACAGAGGAAATATGCATAAGGTACTCCTAAAGAATGACAAAGAATGAAAGCTacaatttaaaagaaagaaaaccaatgaaTTTTACAGTAGAAAGTATCTCACCAAGGCCCAAAATGTGCACCAATTCCTTTCCCTCCATAGGGTCCATGACAGGCATAACAGTCTCAAATTCCAAACAATGGAAGAATGTTTACCAAACCAATTTTTTCAACTATTAAGTAGTTCAACAACACTCTTGGAAATTACCCAATGAAACCCAAACACAGATATAAAAGTCCACAGTTCATGAGCAGTGTCACAATGCCACAACAAATGATCTACTATCTCATCTCTACTTctacacatacaacaccaatgtACCCTCTTTTAATAAGATTGTCACCAGTTAGGAGTTGCTATCCGCACAAAGAAAGCCACCCTTTTTGGAGCCTTTACCCACCAAATACTTTTCTAGGGAAACACTGCATTGAGTCAACCTCCACCTCATGCAATTATGGCCCTCACCATGTGGATGTTAGAGTACAAGATATCAAACAGAGAGTATTCCTGATTAATAATCTGATCAGGGTCCTCATTGCTCCTTTTTAGTTAATCAACAAGTcctcattttcttttgaattttacatTGTTATCTCCTGCAGTAGAGAAGGTTCTGTTGCTTCTGAAGATGCCAAAGATGGTGCAGCGCAAGTCTTTCAATCAATTGGAAAGTGTAGTCAAAGTACATTTCGTAGTGTTAACGAGATTTCATCAGTCAGTGATAAATCATCTGGCTTGGCAACGATTGATATGGTATATGATCTCTGCAGTTTTATTTTCAGATTATTTAAGCTAAGAATCTGTTAAGATTAACTTACCACTTATTTTCATAGGATAAAGCGTTAAAAGGTCTGGCTGCCCTTGATCCCCCTGCCATTTCTGGTTCACATTTTGATTCTTCTGAAAGACCCGGGGATCCTACATCAACTTATTCTGGCAATTTTTGCTCAGAGTGCCACTTACCTGGCCGAAAGGCTCCTCTAGATTTTACTCTGAAAACTTGTGTGCGAATGGTGTCCTCTTCCCCGGTGAATCGGTGAGTGTACTGGTATATCAAAGATTGTCACATTCTTAAGAGTTTATTTGTTGCCAATGCTTGGACATGAGACCATTCCATGGGATTTGGAAATCCCTTTGGTTGGGAGATCTACTGCTATTTCTTAGTAGACATGTATACATATGTGGGTGCTTATGCCATATCCTCTGGGTATTAGTTGTTTAGGACGCTTATTGTTTGTCCATTTTGATAGTATGAGTTATATATAGCTGGTTATTCTAGTTGGTTGACTAACTCTATCTTGTTTCCCAATAATAAGGATTCATAGGTCAATCATATCTGGTACCATGCCCCAGTTCACATTCCAATTTGGTCATTCTGAGGATCAAAACAACAGTCATAGCTCCGTTCTCACATCAACTTCACATGTTTTAAGTTCTAAAGTTATGCATTCATGGGTTTACCCTCAATCTACCTTACCATCTTCTCTCATATCAGTGTTGATTTCATCAGCAGCAGAGGGAGGTATGGTGAATAAATTTGCTTGCTTATAGCGATAAAAGTCTTCCCCCCTTGCCCTGATGCTCTATAACAGCTTTTCTCATTTATGCAGTGGAAATGGATTTCTTAAGAAAACGACAGCTTGCATGGGAGGACTCTTTTCGGAGTCTCTACTACATGCTTCGGAATAATGTTTGTAATCTATTTTATGGTAATCACCTTTTTTCACACTAGTACTGTTTATCAACACCTTTTTAGTATTTATTCATGGAGTACATTTGAAACATAGCTTACAATCAATGAATTATGCTTTATGCTAGCATCATAAGGCACATGCAATAcctttagaatttaaattattatgttATGCCTTAATGATACTTGTGAGTTGCGACAATCAGGGATGAGGGGACCTTGTTATTTTCTTAAGATTCACTACATTCTTGTTCTTGTAGTTGTTTCAGGAGAATTGTTTTAGATTTGCACATAACCATAACTATGTTGATGAAAATCTACATGCTTTTATTCATTTATGAGGCTTGCCTAGACAACTTTATGGAGTCTTATGCTCTTGCCTGTTTCTTTAACCATTGAACTCTCATTTTAGTTTGAAATTCTACAATGACATGCtgatatttatataattttttgtgtggaaaactTTCTAGTGTGTACTTCACATTTTGTGGTGATGTTCAACGGTGGTGATAGCTTGGGGAGGAACAAGCGCTCGTGCAATGCTTATATCTCGCGGTCAACCAGAGGTTTGAGGTCAATGTTAAGAGAGCATGTAAGATGTACCCCTTtactttttaatctttttgtcCAGAGCTTGCACTTGTTTTTTACCATACAAATAtttagtcttttttattttgttactttGATCATTATAAGtgtgttctattttatttatatactgTTAGTTTGTGGCTAAAAAATAGTTTTGCTTTTGATAGAACATGGTAGGCATTTCTTATGTGAAAgtgataattttaatttttataatcaaaatgttaatttgataatctttgaCTCTATTTTCCCCATTGTACTTGGAACAAATCAAGCTTCGTTTGGTTATGTTGCCTTGTTTGCATTTAAGATTTACTTAAGTAGTGGTTAAAGTGGATAAATCAAGGATTTGTTGGCCTTCACATTTTCTCAGATCTCCGAATTGAAAAGCTTTCTTGCTTGGAGAAAGAAAATAGTGGTGGTGCCATTGTATTATAACCACCTTATTATTTGGCTTATGATGGGCTGATCGCATGAAGAAACACTGGAGATTTCTGGTTCTGGTGATTTGCTTATGACTAACTCTAGTGTTATATATCTTTGGGCACTGGTTTGCTGTTATTCCCTAAGTTAGGTAGCATCATAGCTTCATAGCCGCTGGAATTGGATTGTGCATTGAGATGCTATTTGGGACTGAATTGGGAGTTGGGTAGAAGCCTTGCCCAAGTTCAACCTGTATAATTGAACAAGGATCTTATAACTCAACTTTACCTCATGTTGTGGTTACTCAAAGAAAGCTCTTGTTGGGTTGTGATTTTCAGGTTAACTGGAGTGTATATTGAAATTACTGATGAGGTTTTGTTCAATTTGGTTGCTAATAGTGCTTTAATTCCTCTTATAAAgccataaaatttattaatatattctGGACAGCCAGAGGATTGgaccttttgttttgttttatcatatttttggCTCTATGAATGGGATTGAATCCTTTACGATATAAGCAAAGATCTGATTTCTATCTAGTAATATGATTAATtcaataaaacccaaaactgaATTCTGTTTTTATGTTACTTAATTGTGCTGTTGGAGTCTATAAACTTGTCAGAAAATCAAGACTAATTTAGTGTCTTCAAGCCTTTATATCAGATAATATGAGAAGATGATAGTCACAGGTTGACCATAATCCAAGTTACAGTATCAAGAGGTAGAAATGGTGCTGATGTCTGCACTGAAAGGCTAATGCTGACAGTGACAGTACACTTATATTTATCTCAGTATGTCCGGTTGCTCTGGAGTTgtgggatatggtttttggtttatttggagtttgttgGGTTATGCCAATGTCTGTTGTTGAGCTTTTTGCTTGCTGGCAAGGTCGATTTGGTCACCATCGCAATGGAGATATATGGATGGTTGTccctcattgtttgatgtggtgtatttggaaggaaagaaatagtaggtgttttgaagacaATGAGCGTTCTATGCCTGATctcaagcttcttttttttagaacctTACTGGACTGGTTCTCAGTATGGAGAAaccatcatttttcttcttttttggattttcttgatttatgtaatttttgtatttgatatgTACACCCCTATATACTTCCTATGTACTTggttgtctctctcttttcgtTATCAATAAatccttattacttatcaaaaaaaaaaaaaaattatctcagTATGTCTTGTTGCTACTTCAAATTTTTCTTGGATTGATTAAGGTATATTTGGTTCATTTTAATAACAATGAGTTAACAACCCACACTGACAGAATTATATTTAATATGGATTTTTCAGCATTGTTATCTGATATTCACTCTTGATAGGCTTCCCGTGACAGAATATGATTGCACACTTGTGCCTGTCATGATAATCATTTTGTTCCAGGAATTTGTAGACCTCTACAGTTAGTGTAAATTATGTACTACTGAACTGTTATCATCAAAGAATGTTTTTGTTGAGTTCTACATGTTGTCACATGCATAGTATTCCTTCTGTAAAGTCCTATATGTCCAATGATGTCTGACATCTTATTTTGACTgcaattaatgttttttagGATGTTTGTTTCTCTATGCCTCTTTGCCACTCCAAAGTAGAGCAAGTAACTACTGAAGATCTGGTTGAGCTCTCAGAGATCGAGAAGCATAATTTGGGCCAGGTTTATATTGATGCCTTTTAATTTTGTCCTTTCCTCATTTGGCTTTCCTGCATTCATGCTTGAGGTGGACCATTAGATAACTTTCCCTGCAACATGTTGGACACTGGTAGTTGAGACTAGTCACTTCATTTTTCTGCTAAGAAACCTATCCTAGTTTTGCCATGGTCACTGTTGGACTTTATTGACCATTTGATGTATGACAGTTTTTGGCTTGtaaagaaaaccaaaagggCAACCATTTGGCAAAGATTTGGTTGGAGCATGGTGATCATGCATGCCAACCCCTCTGAACTTGTCGTTTGTTTGGAAGAATTTGGTCTGTCTTATCATTGGGGAAGTATTCTGTATGAGTAGTTGTGTATTAGGGTCTTGCCCAAGCCCAACTACTTTTGATGTTGCTTTTTGTGCATTTTAACTTATTGGGCTTTCTGAATGCAGACTCGGCGCCTGAGTTCCTTGTCTGACATCGATAATAGCTCACAGTCGTTGCTGGTTTTCAGTGGCAATAAGAATGTACAtggtttgtatgattttttgttaaattatagGTACGTGCGAAGTTAATTAAGTTTCTAAAAGACAACTTTGTTAGTAACTTGAGTTTTCAGATACTACATTATCAGTGTAAATGAATTGAACTCTCACTTCTACTCTCAATTATCGGTTATCCTGTTGCAGAtctcactctttttttcttgtggTTGTCTCCAGATCTTTCTTGACCTCCTTGACTGCTATGGATGTTCCTTTATTATGTTCACCTGTGCCATTTCAGAATGCCGCTCTTTCTGCTCCAGAGGTGTGTGTAAATATGTATACTAGGGTTCCTCAAACAAGAGAGTTTCACATATCATAGGTCTTATTAGAGTTCAAAACATGCTCAAACCACCAAATCTTGGGTTATTCTCTTTGCTAGACTCATGAGTCAGCATATCTGGTAGTTGCCATAAATCAGAGTTTTATTTCATTAAGagtctttttttggttggagcaTAATGCTTGAAAAGATCATTGCTCTTGCAAAAATTATTTGTTGTCAAACTTCTGCATTGCTgcctttattatttattactaataacTTGTTGCTAAGTGGTTTTACCTTCTATGGTACTTTAGGGGAGAAGGTTTTTTGTTTGACTTGTATTATCCATTACTTGTAATTTTCTGGAATGTATCAGCACTTGTTATTTTGAGTCAATAAGTATTTGTTGCTATTGCTCATTGCTGTGAAACACATTAaatctatctttctttttttcccaggTTAGATGCATGGAGTTGAAAAGGGCAGACCATATTGCTGCACCTCCCAAAGGTTCCACTAAAGATGGTGAGTGCATACAAGGTTCATCTGCTGGTCTCTGCTATACCATTGAAATTAAGGATGCATATCTTCCACCATGGATTATATGCAGTGTATGCGCAGTTATGGGTTCTGAAGGCAGAAGCTTTGAGGCAAGGTATcataaaaagttttcttttttaaagtgaTACTAGCTCTCACATGATTGACATTCTTGAGTTGTTCTTGAGCTatcatttcttataaaattgCTTTGGATTTGGGGGATTGGCTCTGTAGGGCCCAGCTAATCTGATAATTGTCTGTCTTTGGAGGCTAATCTGGATTCTggacaaataaaattaatggtACCAAGGGCAAaacttgtttgtgtttttaaagcTAAAATGCTTGGGTCATTATCTgcctttttaaaagaaattatggCTGAAAAAGAGCAAGGTGactttctttttattgtaaatTGCTCATTTTAGTATTATTCTTCTCATATGTTAATTGAGCAAGCATAAGATGTAATCATTACTGTAATATTGCTACACTAGTAACTGCTAAATAGGCTACTTATCCAATTAAAAGAGAGTGACCTTACCACAGGTCCACTGTCACATTTTAAGCTAAAACTAGCAGTTCTAGTCTTCAATTGTAGTTGGAACAGCTAGAAAGTGCTGCCACTCTTAAATTAGCAAAATTGGACAAGGAAGGATGAGAGCATATCAAGTATATAAGTGGTTCAATTACTTTGTTATGATGATGGATAGTTCAGTTGATTTGCTGGAAGTGTGGGAAGGTATCGATGCAAAAAATGATAGAAgcgggtttttttcttttcttttttgggaggTGAATTCATAGAGATGTCAAAATGCCGGTAGGAATGGATTTTGCCTGCCccaaaagatatatatatatatataatttaatttaatttttatacatatCCTATACCATTCTCAAAACtcttgcctctctctctctctctctcacacacacacacacacacacacacacacagtacTCTGACCGCTGCCCTCCTTACCTCATTGTGTCAGTGCCACCTCACAATTCATGCTAAGCCATTAGGCTTCACCCGGTTGTTGCATGAATTAACGTATTTATGAGTATCACTTGATTTTGAACCTGAGTATTTTTCCCCCAAAAATGTCTTCCTAGACTACTACACACAGGTGCACCCAATTTGTCCTGAATCTGAGTCTTCATTGTTTTGCAACTGTCACACCACGCTGATAGACTGTGCTACCTCCTGAggtttattttacaaattaaatagaGGTTCATGTGCATTAATAGCAATTGTCATATGTTTTGAAATTACTGGATGATGATTACTGTTATTTAGTACTTACTAATTTTGGGTGGTTTTTCAGTTTTATAACAGAGCCTACCTCGGTTGGCTTGAATGTAGCCCTTGGAGCAACTTGTGAGAAATCTGATTCTCAAGCTGCAGCAGGCGAAGGCTTGCAAGAAAGTAGCTTTGCTTTTGGTATTCCAGAAGCCATTGTTACTCCTTCCTTGTGCTCAGGATATTTAAAAGGGTTGAAATATGACAATGGTTCTTATACAGCTTCTCTTTCTCCTATATGACATTCTGCTTTCATGATCCAAAGATACAGCAATCATGTTTTCACAAATTGTTGCTGATTGATTTGATCCTCAAACCCAGATTGATCcgttttttttgcattttgattttgtataaTCTTATGAGTAATATTTCTTGGCTAATGCTTCTATAAAAGTCTTTTATCATctcattcttttaaaaatattttcccattTTGGCTAAGTGAAATTTGCCTCACAAATTGGCTGTGTTCATGTTATGTCCCATGTACACGTGGAACCAAAAAGATGCAGCTGTAGCAAATAGTGATGCTGAGATAGTGATAACGCCTCAAGTATTAGTTACTTGAATTTAAGTTGTGGATTAGGATGGGGACCATCTGATGATAGGACTCTCGTGGATAGGATTAGATGATAAAGTTATCTTGTGCCATTTGAATCAGtccaatatgtatttaaatgcTAGTATGAGAAATAAGAGGCAAGCAgtaaattaaccaaaaaatcTGTTCTCACTCTTAGTTCAGGAGGCTAGTTACCTCGAATTGACtaatatatcttttaattatCCCAGTTCACAATAGTTCAGTCTAGCAAGGTTAATTTATAAAGTTCCAAGGTGGTTGTGGTGCCCTGCCCCCTTTATTTAAGATTAGTCAAGAGAATGATATTATCTTAAGTTTATTTTCTTGTTCCTTGTAAATATGCCTGCAACTCAAGTACGATTTTTCATTGCTGTTGGTACTTTTGAGTCCTAAACAAAAAAGCATTGCAGTTGGGACAAATATTGACACTTATTGGTGGCTCAGGTCTGTCATCCTAATGGGAAAAATGATTTTAAGTAGGGTATCTGgaactttgaagtttgaaggcCATGTCTGAATAAATATAACCAATAGTTAAGTTCCTTTTCTGTTATGCATTTGATCTCTACCACAAACCCAATCCCCTCTagaaataaacaagaaaaaaaagaccttGGCCATCGATCACTATCTGAAAATCTTAGTAAGGATGTGGGTGCTGACAAAGAGAGCTGCCGGGGGGAGGGGGATACATCCAATAACAGTGTCAAAACCATGCAATGCCTATTTTGGGCAGTGTTTAGTTTATGCCATTTACCTGGATTTCAGGTGCTTGAGGACACCTCATTTTTGGGCATGCTGTACATGTAGTTTGTGTGATAATTGGGATAAATTTGTGGGTATGTCACCCAAGGGGTTGTAAAAGAACTTGAACTTGGCTCAGCCATTTCCAAGGCATGTGATCTTTAGTCAAAAAGCCTCTTAGATTAACCTGTAGGGATTATTGATCAATTCATACCCTTAAAGAATGTAAGGGATACAGAGTTATCTCCCATTGTGTAGTTCACCAAATGAATTTCCAATGCAACAAAAATGTTAAGGTGGCTAACCGCtttctttttgtgaaaattaatgAAACCTTTCTTATTTacttcattctttattcttgtaagttgtaactatgCATGTGAATAGATAGTACTTGGCAGTTGGCACACATCACAGCTTGATGGGGCCATCCAATGCAATGTAGTATTCATTATGATCTCATTTCTATCGATTGAATGGTCACTGCCCTCGGGGTTCTTGATGCTGATGAAAATGGTTGTATTAGAAAGGATTTGTGagtttttatcaaaatgaaagaaagggTACGCAAGctatgaaaaccaaaaaagaaagaaatttgagACAGAAAACAAAATGAAGAGAGGAAATGAAAGTTGTATTTCATAACACTCACTTCTGATACCTTACATCTTTATTTATACTAGTACAGATCCTATACAATCCAAGTGAATCCACCGTGTGATTGAATGTATAATGAGCACCAGCTTCTCCGATTCTAACTGTAAAACAGTTGACTTGGTTACAAATGGCTAACAACTAATAAACTAACTTCACTGCTGCTAACTGATTACAAAACTAGTTCAGTTGCAGTGCTCTGCTGGAGATTGAGTTGTATCGTGTGCTTCAACAAACTTGGGCTTAGCTTTATGATCACTTACAAGGTTTTCTTTGAAGATTGGGTGATTCAGGTCAAATTTGTTAGTTTCAATAATTAAGCTCGAATTCTCTCCTATTTGCTAAGAACAGCAGTACAGCTTGTAGGTTTGTTTTAAAACAAGGGATTGTCAACTGCAGGCTTCTACCAGAAATCGGTACAAGAACAGGCACCTCCTTTAAAATGATGGAACCTGTTTCGGTCTCTCACAATTAACTCTCTCTCAAATACCTTTGAGATCAGCTTTGTAGCTGTGTGGCAGTCCTCACATACCCTTAAGTTTTTGACTATCCGAATTGGTGACTGAGCTTTAGTCTTCATGATTCCAAATGCAATGGCAAGCTTTTCACTATGCCTGTTAAGAGcactttctttttcctcttcatCTATGTCAAACAATGCATCAGCAGTATTCCCAGTGTACCCTGCCAACCTTATCTTCCTCAGAATCTCATCCCACATTTCTTCAATCTTCTCTATTTCTGGATGTGTTTTGTCTCCCATGGTGAAGTTATGGATTTTCCCATCCATCTCAATCAGGCTGTAGCCTGGGGGTTTCTTAACTCCTTTCTCCTTCATGATTTTTCTCATGGTTACAACATTTTCCCACTTGTTTGCTCGTGCGTATATGTTTGATAGTAGCACATAATAGCCGCTGTGTTCTGGCTGCAACTGGATCAAAATCTTGCC
The sequence above is drawn from the Quercus robur chromosome 7, dhQueRobu3.1, whole genome shotgun sequence genome and encodes:
- the LOC126692776 gene encoding uncharacterized protein LOC126692776 isoform X1 — protein: MAKVAAQAPSSLQIGGGGAMKASTGLRRKTPSELRGEQLKQTNVIDLVDESPGPLVGTANDTNEVDNGLKKPEISKNPRYIDTRMDEVFPVKKSRVRMLSGKENAKENNSIEQTGSLKNISLISSLAAKRRHQLLSREGSVASEDAKDGAAQVFQSIGKCSQSTFRSVNEISSVSDKSSGLATIDMDKALKGLAALDPPAISGSHFDSSERPGDPTSTYSGNFCSECHLPGRKAPLDFTLKTCVRMVSSSPVNRIHRSIISGTMPQFTFQFGHSEDQNNSHSSVLTSTSHVLSSKVMHSWVYPQSTLPSSLISVLISSAAEGVEMDFLRKRQLAWEDSFRSLYYMLRNNVCNLFYVCTSHFVVMFNGGDSLGRNKRSCNAYISRSTRGLRSMLREHDVCFSMPLCHSKVEQVTTEDLVELSEIEKHNLGQTRRLSSLSDIDNSSQSLLVFSGNKNVHGLYDFLLNYRSFLTSLTAMDVPLLCSPVPFQNAALSAPEVRCMELKRADHIAAPPKGSTKDGECIQGSSAGLCYTIEIKDAYLPPWIICSVCAVMGSEGRSFEASFITEPTSVGLNVALGATCEKSDSQAAAGEGLQESSFAFGIPEAIVTPSLCSGYLKGLKYDNGSYTASLSPI
- the LOC126692776 gene encoding uncharacterized protein LOC126692776 isoform X2, with product MAKVAAQAPSSLQIGGGGAMKASTGLRRKTPSELRGEQLKQTNVIDLVDESPGPLVGTANDTNEVDNGLKKPEISKNPRYIDTRMDEVFPVKKSRVRMLSGKENAKENNSIEQTGSLKNISLISSLAAKRRHQLLSREGSVASEDAKDGAAQVFQSIGKCSQSTFRSVNEISSVSDKSSGLATIDMDKALKGLAALDPPAISGSHFDSSERPGDPTSTYSGNFCSECHLPGRKAPLDFTLKTCVRMVSSSPVNRSIISGTMPQFTFQFGHSEDQNNSHSSVLTSTSHVLSSKVMHSWVYPQSTLPSSLISVLISSAAEGVEMDFLRKRQLAWEDSFRSLYYMLRNNVCNLFYVCTSHFVVMFNGGDSLGRNKRSCNAYISRSTRGLRSMLREHDVCFSMPLCHSKVEQVTTEDLVELSEIEKHNLGQTRRLSSLSDIDNSSQSLLVFSGNKNVHGLYDFLLNYRSFLTSLTAMDVPLLCSPVPFQNAALSAPEVRCMELKRADHIAAPPKGSTKDGECIQGSSAGLCYTIEIKDAYLPPWIICSVCAVMGSEGRSFEASFITEPTSVGLNVALGATCEKSDSQAAAGEGLQESSFAFGIPEAIVTPSLCSGYLKGLKYDNGSYTASLSPI